Part of the Bradyrhizobium diazoefficiens genome, GCCAGATCGAAGAGGAGTACGAGCCCTAAGACCGCTGAGGCGGTCGCCGCCGCCATCACTCGCTGCAATCTCCACAAACGACGCTGGGCCTCGAAGCGGCCCCGGCTCAATTGGCAGGTGACTAAGCGGCCATTTCGAGGGGAAGCTGCCTTTTCGATAACGGGCATATGGGGGGCCAGCGTGACGCGACAGTTCTTCGACCGCCAAAGGGAGCTTTGGCCGTATATTCGTCAAAGCGGCCCGCAGCTATGATCTAGGCGACGAAGGTTTCTTCCATGATGAGCAACAGGTCGACTGGCTAGGCGCCATCTTGAAGAGCAAGCGGCTTTACAATCAGCTGGACCGGGTCAAATCAGTTGCGCGCATCACCGGAAACGAATCGATCCAGAAGCGCCGCGGAATTGTTTGCGCAACGCGATAAGATCGTCAGGGGTCTCTGGAGGGTCACGCAGGCGCCTCGAATCTGACCCGACGCGTCTGCGATCCTGAAAGCCGAACCTTCTACTTCGCGGCCGTCAGAGCCCGGAAGCAGCAGCGGAAGCCACGGCTTCGTTGACGTGGGTATCTTCTGGCGTCGCGATTATCCCGGCCCTATTTCTTCTTCTTGCTGACCTTGCGAGCCTTCTTGACGGACTTGTAGCGCTTTGGCGGCGGCCGCACGCTGACATGGTGCCTAGTGTCGCCTTTTTTTCCGGACTTCTTGCTCATACCGATGCTCGTTTGCGTCGCAATAGGTTGCTGAAGAGGGGCTGTCGCTCGGACTCCAGCTTGTACTCATATGCGTGGAAGGCCACGACATGCCGGAACAGCCGATGGAGGCGAGGTACCCATAGACGGTTTCGGCGCTTCATCTCGGGGTCGCTGGTGGTGGCGTCCAACGCTGCGTTGTAGGCTAGGGCGTCCAGCGCGCGGAGAGGCATCGGTTCATCGCCGGCGATGGTGAAGAGCTTGGCGTTGTACCGTTTCTGGTCAGGAGCCGGGTCGAGCTCGATTTCGGCGAGCATGTCGTTGTACTTCTTCTGCAGAATCTCGTGCGTTCGCGCGCGATAGCCAAAATCGAAGGTGAGCTGCGCGGTCGCAACGATCAGCACCGCAAATTCCAGCCAGGCCTCTTCCTCAAGATGAATGAGTTTGGCGGCCTTGCCTGCAACGCTCGCGCCGAGAACGATGACGACGAAATTCAGAAGGCGATTCAGGAAATCGAGATAGTTCCGGCGCGCAGTGTGATAGATCGCGCACCGGAGGGCATCGAATTTCGGGCCGAAGACATAACCGTCCTTCTGCGGCGTTTCCGTCATTTTCTGGGAGGAGGTGGCGGCGGAGGCGGCCGGACGGGAACGTGCGTGCCGGGGGATGGGCTGCTCGGCCGCGGCGGTGGAGAGACGCCAATATGCCTAGTCTCTCGTTGGTCAGACATGAGAAAGCTTTCAGATGGTCGGAGCCGGACTCTTAGTTGATTCGCTGGCGTGCAATCACCCGTTACAAGAAGCTGTCCTCATATTTCAAAGGCGACGCCGGAGGCGCGGCCAAAATTTCGAGGCCAAGGCCGTTCCCCAAACCGGCCGCTCGGACAGCCCCCGTTAATTCTACAGAGGGTACGAGCCGCCGCCCCATGCTGACTTGCCTCCGTTCACCAGAACGCGACGGAAGATTCGGCGAATGCAAGCAATTGCGATAGATGCCAACGAACACGGCGGATTGGGGTCTCTGGTCGATGAGATGCATCAGTTGCGCTCCCGGGTATTCGCCGGCCGGCTCGGTTGGCGGGTAAAGATCGAGCAGGGCCGCGAGCGCGATGAATACGACGCCCTCGACCCGACCTACATCCTGGCCCTGACCGATCGCGGCGACGTCGCCGGCTGCGCGCGTCTGCTTCCAAGCACGGGCCCAACCATGTTGTCGTGGACCTTCCCGCAACCGCTCCCGGGCGGCCGGCTACGGGGCAAATCCACCATGGTCGAGAGTTCGCGCTTTTACGCCGACACTGGAGGCGAGGGGAGGGGAGGCCGGTTCCTGCACGAGGCCACGCTGATGATGTTCGCTGGAATCATCGAGTGGTCGATGTCGAACGGCTTCGATGAAATCGCCACGGCGACGGACGTGCGCCTTGAGCGCATCCTGCACCGGTCGGGTTGGCCGATGACGCGCCTCGGCAGCGTGGAGCTCATCGGCGAGACCATGAGCGTCGCCGGCATCCTGCCGGCCGACCAGGCAAGCTTCGAACGGGTCTGTCCGCCTGGCTATCGTTCCGACCTGCGCCGCCTTCAGCGCGTCGCTGCGTAAACGATGGCGAGCGATATGGCCGAACTTCGTTCTCATCCGCGACTTGTCCGCAAACTCCAGGACGCCCTGGGCGATCAGATCTGCGCCGCGCTCGATGATCCAGCGGTCGTCGAGGTGATGCTCAATCCGGATGGCCGGTTGTTCATTGAACGACTAGGCCACGGGATGACAGCTGCCGGGAGCATGCTGGGGGCGACCGCCGAGATCATTATCGGCAGTGTCGCGCATGCGCTGCAATCGGAGGCCGACGACGAGCGTCCGATCATCTCAGGGGAACTGCCGATCGGCGGTCATCGCTTCGAAGGCTTGCTGCCGCCCATCGTCGGTGCTCCCACATTCACGATCAGAAAGCGGGCTTCGCGTCTCTTCGATCTCGAGAATTACGTGACGCAGGGTGTGATGACCGCCGACCAGCTCGCGGTCATCCACAACGCCATCGCCTCGCGCCTGAACATCGTGGTGTCGGGCGGCACGGGCTCGGGTAAGACGACACTCGCCAATGCTGTGATCGCCGCGATCGTCGCGCACGCGCCTGAGCACCGCCTCGTCATTCTCGAAGACACGGCCGAGATCCAGTGTCTGGCCGAAAACGCCGTCTCACTGCACACGAGCGACGCGGTCGATATGGCGCGCCTGCTCAAGAGCACCATGCGGCTCCGACCCGATCGCATCATCGTCGGCGAGGTCCGCGACGGCGCGGCGCTCACGCTGCTCAAGGCGTGGAACACCGGACATCCGGGGGGCATCACCACCATCCACGCCAACAGCGCGCTTTCCGCGCTGCGCCGTCTCGAGCAGCTCACGGCCGAAGCCAGTCAACAGCCTATGCGCGAGGTCATCGGAGAGGCGGTCGACCTGATTGTCTCGATCGAGCGGACGGATCGCGGCCGTCAGGTCCGCGACGTGCTCCATGTCGAGAGCTTCTCGGCGGGCCAATATCAAACCCAATCCTACACCCGAACGGAGGAGCGCCATGTCGCGTAACCGCATGATGATCGCAGGTGTCAGCGGCCTGCTGCTCGCACTTGTAATACTCGACCCCGCCTTTGCATCGACCAGCGGCGGCGGCAATCTGCCTTGGGAGAGCCCGCTTCAGCAGATCCAGCAATCGATCACCGGTCCGGTGGCCGGGTTCATCGCGCTTGCAGCCGTGGCGGTTGCCGGCGGCATGTTGATCTTCGGTGGCGAGCTCAACGACTTCGCGCGACGGCTCATGTATGTCGTGCTCGTCGCCGGCATCCTTCTCGGCGCCACGCAAATCGTCGCCTTGTTCGGTTCGAGCGGCGCCTCGATCGGCGATGTCGCCCGCACGCCGCCGACCGCGGATAGGGCAGGGGACCTCGGTCATGGCTGAGGTCGGCACCAATCTCAGACGCAACCGCATTCATCGCGCGCTATCACGACCGAACCTTCTGTTCGGCGCCGATCGCGAGCTCGTGCTGCTGACCGGCCTTGCCGCGGTCATCCTGATCTTCGTCGTGCTCACCTGGTATGCGGCGATGCTCGGCGCCGCGATCTGGATCGTTGTCGTGGCGGCACTGCGGATGATGGCGAAGGCGGACCCGATGATGCGGCGCGTCTATGCCCGCCACATCTCCTATCGCCCGTACTACCGGGCGACCTCGACGCCCTGGCGCAGCTATTGAGGCCCGCTCATGGTCGCGCTGCGCTCCTTCCGTCATTCCGGCCCGTCTTTCGCCGATCTCGTGCCATACGCCGGACTCGTCGCGAACGGAATCGTCCTGCTGAAGGACGGCTCGCTGATGGCGGGCTGGTATTTTGCCGGGCCGGACTCGGAGAGTTCGATGGACGCCGAGCGCAACGAGGTCTCGCGTCAGATCAACACGATCCTGGCGCGCCTCGGCTCCGGCTGGATGATCCAGGTCGAGGCGGTGCGGGTGCCGACCATGGATTATCCGGCGCGGCGTGATTGCCACTTCCCGGATCCGGTGACGCGCGCGATCGATGACGAACGCCGGAATCGCTTCGAGCAGGCGAGCGGGCATTTCGAGAGCCGGCACGCGATCATCCTGACCTGGCGGCCGCCCGAGCGCCGTCGCGCGGGTCTCGCACGCTACATCTACTCCGATGTCGAAAGCCGCTCGGCCTCCTATGCCGACACCGCGATTGAGAGCTTCCGCACCTTTATCCGCGAGGTCGAGCAATATCTCGCCAGCGTCCTATCCATCCGGCGCATGGAAACCCGCGAGGTCGAGGCGCGCGAAGGCACGCGCATAGCGCGCTACGATGAGCTATTCCAGTTCATCCGGTTCTGCATTACCGGCGAGAACCATCCGATCCGCTTGCCGGACATTCCGATGTATCTGGATTGGCTTGCGACCGCGGAGCTGCAGCATGGCCTGTCGCCCATGGTCGAGAACCGCTTTCTCGGAGTGGTGGCGATCGATGGCTTTCCGGCCGAGAGCTGGCCGGGAATCCTCAATTCCCTCGATCTGATGCCGCTGACCTATCGCTGGTCCTCGCGGTTCATGTTTCTCGACGACCAGGACGCACGGCAAAAGCTCGAGCGCACCCGCAAGAAGTGGCAGCAGAAGGTCCGCCCCTTCATCGACCAGCTCTTCCAGACACAAAACCGCTCGATCGACCAGGACGCGGCCGCCATGGTGGCGGAGACAGAGGATGCGATCGCGGAAGCCTCCTCGCAGCTCGTCGCCTATGGCTATTACACGCCCGTCATCGTCCTGTTCGACGACAGCAGCTCGCGCCTGCAGGAGAAGACCGAGGCGGTTCGCCGCCTGATCCAGGCGGAGGGTTTCGGCGCGCGCATCGAAACGCTGAACGCGACGGAAGCCTTCCTCGGCTCGCTGCCGGGCAATTGGTACGCCAACATACGCGAGCCGCTCGTCAACACGCGTAACCTCGCGGACCTCATCCCGCTCAACTCGGTGTGGTCCGGCAGTCCGACCGCGCCGTGCCCGTTCTATCCGCACGCGTCACCGCCACTGATGCAAGTCGCATCCGGCTCAACACCTTTCCGGCTGAACCTGCATGTCGACGACGTCGGCCATGCGCTGGTGTTCGGACCGACAGGTTCCGGAAAGTCCACGCTGCTGGCGCTGATTGCGGCGCAGTTTCGGCGCTATGCCGGCGCGCAGATTTTCGCCTTCGACAAGGGCCGCTCGATGATGCCACTGACGCTGGCCGCCGGCGGCGAACATTACGAGATCGGCGGCGACGACGCGGACGGAGCGGCAACGCTCGCTTTTTGTCCGCTGTCGGACTTGTCAACGGACACCGACCGCGCCTGGGCCTCGGAATGGATTGAAACTCTCATCGCCGTCCAAGGCGTGACGATCACACCGGATCATCGCAACGCGGTCTCGCGGCAGATCGGCCTTATGGCCGAGGCGCGTGGGCGATCGCTGTCGGACTTCGTGTCGGGTGTGCAGATGCGCGAGATCAAGGACGCGCTGCATCACTACACCGTCGACGGTCCAATGGGCCAGTTGCTCGATGCTGAGAGGGACGGCTTGCTGCTCGGATCGTTCCAGACCTTCGAGATCGAGCAGCTGATGAATATGGGGGAGCGCAATCTTGTTCCGGTCCTCACCTATCTGTTCCGGCGCATCGAGAAGCGCCTGACCGGCGCGCCAAGCCTGATCATTCTCGACGAGGCCTGGCTCATGCTCGGCCACCCCGTCTTCCGCGACAAGATTCGCGAGTGGTTGAAGGTGCTGCGCAAGGCCAATTGCGCCGTGTTGCTCGCCACGCAGTCGATCTCGGACGCCGAGCGCTCCGGCATCATTGATGTGTTGAAGGAGAGCTGCCCGACAAAGATTTGCTTGCCGAACGGCGCTGCGCGCGAGCCCGGCACGCGCGAGTTCTATGAGCGCATCGGCTTCAACGAGCGGCAGATCGAGATCGTCGCGACCGCAGTCCCCAAGCGCGAATACTACGTCGCCTCACCCGAAGGCCGCCGTCTCTTCAACATGGCGCTCGGCCCCGTCGCACTATCCTTCGTCGGCGCATCCGGCAAGGACGACCTGAAGCGCATTCTGGCGCTGAAGAAGGCCGGGGCCGATTGGCCCGTTCGCTGGCTCAAGGAAAGGGGGATCGGCCATGCCGAGACGCTTCTCGCCGATTTGTAAAGCGCTCATCGTCGCTACCAGTATCGGATCGCTCGCGACTGCCCCTGCGTTCGCCGGCGCCGCGGCCGGCGGCGCG contains:
- the traI gene encoding acyl-homoserine-lactone synthase TraI, producing the protein MQAIAIDANEHGGLGSLVDEMHQLRSRVFAGRLGWRVKIEQGRERDEYDALDPTYILALTDRGDVAGCARLLPSTGPTMLSWTFPQPLPGGRLRGKSTMVESSRFYADTGGEGRGGRFLHEATLMMFAGIIEWSMSNGFDEIATATDVRLERILHRSGWPMTRLGSVELIGETMSVAGILPADQASFERVCPPGYRSDLRRLQRVAA
- the trbB gene encoding P-type conjugative transfer ATPase TrbB; translated protein: MAELRSHPRLVRKLQDALGDQICAALDDPAVVEVMLNPDGRLFIERLGHGMTAAGSMLGATAEIIIGSVAHALQSEADDERPIISGELPIGGHRFEGLLPPIVGAPTFTIRKRASRLFDLENYVTQGVMTADQLAVIHNAIASRLNIVVSGGTGSGKTTLANAVIAAIVAHAPEHRLVILEDTAEIQCLAENAVSLHTSDAVDMARLLKSTMRLRPDRIIVGEVRDGAALTLLKAWNTGHPGGITTIHANSALSALRRLEQLTAEASQQPMREVIGEAVDLIVSIERTDRGRQVRDVLHVESFSAGQYQTQSYTRTEERHVA
- a CDS encoding TrbC/VirB2 family protein, whose amino-acid sequence is MSRNRMMIAGVSGLLLALVILDPAFASTSGGGNLPWESPLQQIQQSITGPVAGFIALAAVAVAGGMLIFGGELNDFARRLMYVVLVAGILLGATQIVALFGSSGASIGDVARTPPTADRAGDLGHG
- a CDS encoding conjugal transfer protein TrbD, with the translated sequence MAEVGTNLRRNRIHRALSRPNLLFGADRELVLLTGLAAVILIFVVLTWYAAMLGAAIWIVVVAALRMMAKADPMMRRVYARHISYRPYYRATSTPWRSY
- a CDS encoding conjugal transfer protein TrbE, with product MVALRSFRHSGPSFADLVPYAGLVANGIVLLKDGSLMAGWYFAGPDSESSMDAERNEVSRQINTILARLGSGWMIQVEAVRVPTMDYPARRDCHFPDPVTRAIDDERRNRFEQASGHFESRHAIILTWRPPERRRAGLARYIYSDVESRSASYADTAIESFRTFIREVEQYLASVLSIRRMETREVEAREGTRIARYDELFQFIRFCITGENHPIRLPDIPMYLDWLATAELQHGLSPMVENRFLGVVAIDGFPAESWPGILNSLDLMPLTYRWSSRFMFLDDQDARQKLERTRKKWQQKVRPFIDQLFQTQNRSIDQDAAAMVAETEDAIAEASSQLVAYGYYTPVIVLFDDSSSRLQEKTEAVRRLIQAEGFGARIETLNATEAFLGSLPGNWYANIREPLVNTRNLADLIPLNSVWSGSPTAPCPFYPHASPPLMQVASGSTPFRLNLHVDDVGHALVFGPTGSGKSTLLALIAAQFRRYAGAQIFAFDKGRSMMPLTLAAGGEHYEIGGDDADGAATLAFCPLSDLSTDTDRAWASEWIETLIAVQGVTITPDHRNAVSRQIGLMAEARGRSLSDFVSGVQMREIKDALHHYTVDGPMGQLLDAERDGLLLGSFQTFEIEQLMNMGERNLVPVLTYLFRRIEKRLTGAPSLIILDEAWLMLGHPVFRDKIREWLKVLRKANCAVLLATQSISDAERSGIIDVLKESCPTKICLPNGAAREPGTREFYERIGFNERQIEIVATAVPKREYYVASPEGRRLFNMALGPVALSFVGASGKDDLKRILALKKAGADWPVRWLKERGIGHAETLLADL